A segment of the Halogranum gelatinilyticum genome:
ACGTCGAGTGCCGTCGTCGGCTCGTCGGCGATGAGCAGGTCCGGCTCGCAGGAGAGTGCCATCGCGATCATCGCGCGCTGACGCATCCCGCCGGAGAACTCGTGGGGGTAGTCGCCCGCGCGGCTCTCGGCCTCGGGAATCTCGACGGCTTCGAGCATCTCGATGGCGCGGCGCCACGCTTCACTGTTTTTCGTCGCGCCGAGCAGTTTCCGCTTCAACTCCGCCGGGAGCGACACGGACTCGCCGACGTCCTGGTGGAGCCGGACGGTCTCGGCGATCTGCTCGCCGACCGTCAGCGTCGGGTTGAGGCTGTTCATCGGGTCCTGGAAGATCATCGAGAGTCGGCCGCCGCGAAGCGCTTCGAGCGTCGCGTCGGACTTGTCGAGCAGCGACTCGCCGTCGAGGCGGATGTCGCCGCCGACGATCTCGCCGGGATGGTCGACGATGCCCATGATGCTCTGGGCGAAGACGCTCTTGCCCGAGCCGGACTCGCCGACGAGACCGACGATCTCACCGCGCTCGACCGTCAGATCGACGTCGTCGACGGCGACGACGGTCCCCCGCGAGGTCGGGAACTGCGTGCGCAGTCCCTCGATTTCGAGGAGGCTCGTCGCGTCGGTCTCGGGGGTGGTGGCGTCGGATTCGCTCG
Coding sequences within it:
- a CDS encoding ABC transporter ATP-binding protein; this translates as MGSTDGTSESDATTPETDATSLLEIEGLRTQFPTSRGTVVAVDDVDLTVERGEIVGLVGESGSGKSVFAQSIMGIVDHPGEIVGGDIRLDGESLLDKSDATLEALRGGRLSMIFQDPMNSLNPTLTVGEQIAETVRLHQDVGESVSLPAELKRKLLGATKNSEAWRRAIEMLEAVEIPEAESRAGDYPHEFSGGMRQRAMIAMALSCEPDLLIADEPTTALDVTVQAQILDELRDLKDEFDTSILLITHDLAVVSEVCDRVAVMYAGEIVERADARELFDNPRHPYTQGLIASTPRLDAPGDKLTPIEGNVPDLIDIPYACHFAPRCPEAERECFEIQPDFREVGEDGHEAACLRRGPPEEQL